A genome region from Streptomyces xanthophaeus includes the following:
- a CDS encoding TOPRIM nucleotidyl transferase/hydrolase domain-containing protein has translation MADMRAFREAVDDWAAGGPDGPARDLAARLGVRTAVLLEGPSDLAAVEALAARRGRDLAAEGVCVTPMGGAMSVGRYTGLLGPPGLGLRLTGLSDEREQPFYDRALARAGAPSSGFFVCVADLEDELIRALGTARIEEVLRSEGDLRSWQTFVRQPAQHGRPRQRQLRRFLGTKKGRKIRYGRLLVEALAPEEVPAPLDDLLAAL, from the coding sequence ATGGCGGACATGCGGGCATTCCGGGAAGCGGTCGACGACTGGGCGGCCGGGGGGCCGGACGGGCCCGCGCGTGATCTGGCCGCCCGGCTGGGCGTGCGGACGGCGGTGCTGCTGGAAGGGCCCAGCGACCTCGCGGCCGTCGAGGCGCTCGCCGCACGCCGCGGCCGCGACCTCGCCGCCGAGGGCGTGTGCGTCACGCCGATGGGCGGGGCGATGAGCGTGGGCCGCTACACCGGCCTCCTCGGGCCGCCCGGCCTCGGCCTGCGCCTGACGGGACTGAGCGACGAACGCGAGCAGCCCTTCTACGACCGCGCCCTGGCACGGGCCGGGGCGCCGAGCAGCGGCTTCTTCGTGTGCGTCGCGGACCTGGAGGACGAACTCATCCGCGCGCTGGGCACGGCGCGGATCGAGGAGGTCCTCCGGTCCGAGGGCGACCTGCGCTCCTGGCAGACCTTCGTGCGGCAGCCCGCCCAGCACGGCCGCCCCCGGCAGCGGCAGTTGCGGCGCTTCCTCGGCACGAAGAAGGGCCGCAAGATCCGCTACGGCCGCCTCCTCGTCGAGGCCCTCGCCCCCGAAGAGGTACCGGCCCCGCTCGACGACCTCCTCGCGGCGCTGTGA